GCCCCCGAACCGGCCTGAGCCCGCCGACAGAGAGGACCCCTCATGGTTGCAGGACCCACCCGGCACGCTCTGGTGCTCGGCGCCGGACTGGCCGGCTCGCTCGCCGCGGCCGCGCTGGCCCGCCGGTTCGACACGGTGACGATGGTCGAGCGTGACGACCTCCGAACCGCCGCCGGTCCGCGCCGTGGCATCCCGCAGGCGCGCCAGTCCCACCTGCTGATGGGCGCGGGGGCCCGGGCGATGGAGAGCCTCGTGCCCGGGGTGCTCGGCGACCTGCGCGCCGCCGGTGCCCACTTCCTGGCCGCACCGACCGAGGTGGCCTTTCTGACCAAGTACGGCTGGCTGCCCCGTACGCCGCACGACGAGTACGTCGTCTGCTGCGGCCGTGACCTGCTCGACCGGGTGGTCCGGAACCGGGTCCTGGCCCGGCACCGGATCGAGGTGCTCGACGCGCACGACGTGGTGGGGCTGCTCGGCGTGCCCACCGCGGTCGGCGGTGCGGTGGTGCGCAGCCGGCGGACGGGCGAGCAGTCCGTCGTCGCCGCCGATTTCGTGGTCGCCGCGACCGGGCGGTCGAGCCGGGTCGCCTCGTGGTTGCGGGATCTCGGGCTGCCCGAGGTGCCGGACGAGGTGGTCGACGCGGGCACCGCCTACGCGACCCGGATCTTCGATGCCGGGCTGCCCCCGGGGCAGCGGGCACCGGCGATCGTCATGATCGCCAACGTGACCGGAGACGCGGTCGGCGGCGTGCTGCTGCCGATCGAGGACGGCCTGATGACCGCCACGATGATCGGCATGCGCGGGTCGGAACCGCCGACCGGCGACACCGAGTTCCTCGCCTTCGCCAAGCAGCTGCCCCACCCGGAGATCGCCGACGTTCTCGCCGCCGCGCAGCCGGTCGGCCCGGCCCGCGGCTTCCGGGGCCTGGTCAACCGCCGCTCGCTCTTCGAACGGCTGCCGGCCTGGCCGGAGCGGTTCGTGGCGGTCGGCGACGCGGCGGCGGTGCTGAACCCGGCGCACGCGCACGGCATGTCGGTGGCGGCGTTCGGGGTGGCCGCGCTGGCCGCCGGGCTCGAGCGGCACGGCAACACGCCGGGTCTGGCCGGTCGCGTGCAGCGGGCGGTCCGGCGGCGCGGCCGTGACGCGTGGGATCTCGCGGTGAGCGACGACCTGCGGCATCCGCGGGTGCTCGGCCCGCGGCCCGGCCCGGCCGGGCGCGTCCAGAACCGGTACGCCGACCGGATCACCCATGTCGCGACCGCCCGCCCGCCGGTGACCCGGGCGCTCGTGGACGTCATCGCCCTGGCGAAGCCGGTGTCGGCGCTGCTGACACCGCGGCTGCTCTGGGCCGCGGCCCGCGGACCGGGTCAGACACGACAGCAGGAGGCCGGGAAGTGATCGAACATCACGACGTCGAACTGAGTGGAATCCGTCTGCACGTGGCCGAGCAGGGCGCCGGGCCCCTGGTGGTGCTGCTGCACGGGTTCCCGGAGTTCTGGTACTCATGGCGCCACCAGCTGGCCGGCCTGGCCGCCGCCGGCTACCGCGTGGTGGCGCCGGACCAGCGGGGGTACGGCCGCAGCGACCGCCCGGCCGACGTCGGTGCGTACACGCTGCCGCAGCTGGCCGGGGACGTCATCGGCCTGATCCGGGCGCTCGGCGAGAAGCAGGCGTTCGTGGTCGGCCACGACTGGGGTGCCATGGTCGCCTGGGCCGTCGCCACCATGCGGCCCGACATGGTGCGCGCGGTGGCCGGCGTCAGCGTGCCGCCGTTGCCGCCGCGCGAGCCGCAGCCGCCGCTGCGCGCGGCCCGTGAGCGGTTCGGCGGCCGGTTCTACTGGAACTACTTCGAGACGCCGGGCGTGGCCGAGGCCGAGTTCGGCAAGGACCTCGACACGACGTTCCGCCGGATGCTGTTCGGCGCCTCGGGCAGCCGGCCGGCCGACCGGGAGCCGGTGCCGCCTCTCGTGCCGCCCGGCGGCGGGTTCCTGGACCTGGCCCCCGAGCCGCCGGCCACCCTGCCCGCCTGGCTGACCGAGGCGGACATCGCGGCCTACGTCGAGGCGTTCACCGAGTCCGGTTTCACCGGCGGCCTCAACTGGTACCGCAACCTGGACCGCAACTGGGAGCTGACGGCCGTGTACGACGGCGCCGTCATCACCGCGCCGGCGCTGTT
This window of the Actinoplanes oblitus genome carries:
- a CDS encoding alpha/beta fold hydrolase — translated: MIEHHDVELSGIRLHVAEQGAGPLVVLLHGFPEFWYSWRHQLAGLAAAGYRVVAPDQRGYGRSDRPADVGAYTLPQLAGDVIGLIRALGEKQAFVVGHDWGAMVAWAVATMRPDMVRAVAGVSVPPLPPREPQPPLRAARERFGGRFYWNYFETPGVAEAEFGKDLDTTFRRMLFGASGSRPADREPVPPLVPPGGGFLDLAPEPPATLPAWLTEADIAAYVEAFTESGFTGGLNWYRNLDRNWELTAVYDGAVITAPALFVIGERDRAFAGVEAMDAAVATLAPGHRGTVVVPGAGHWVQQEAPERLTGILRDFLDGV
- a CDS encoding FAD-dependent monooxygenase, which gives rise to MVAGPTRHALVLGAGLAGSLAAAALARRFDTVTMVERDDLRTAAGPRRGIPQARQSHLLMGAGARAMESLVPGVLGDLRAAGAHFLAAPTEVAFLTKYGWLPRTPHDEYVVCCGRDLLDRVVRNRVLARHRIEVLDAHDVVGLLGVPTAVGGAVVRSRRTGEQSVVAADFVVAATGRSSRVASWLRDLGLPEVPDEVVDAGTAYATRIFDAGLPPGQRAPAIVMIANVTGDAVGGVLLPIEDGLMTATMIGMRGSEPPTGDTEFLAFAKQLPHPEIADVLAAAQPVGPARGFRGLVNRRSLFERLPAWPERFVAVGDAAAVLNPAHAHGMSVAAFGVAALAAGLERHGNTPGLAGRVQRAVRRRGRDAWDLAVSDDLRHPRVLGPRPGPAGRVQNRYADRITHVATARPPVTRALVDVIALAKPVSALLTPRLLWAAARGPGQTRQQEAGK